The Silene latifolia isolate original U9 population chromosome Y, ASM4854445v1, whole genome shotgun sequence sequence TTAAGATCGTGAAACGAGACTTATATAATTCATTTTCTCATTTGTttcatttctaaaacctaaatcagACTCTCTCTATCTCCCCTCTCATTTTCCCTACCTTCCTATGATTTCATTTTGCCTAGAAGACTTGCGTGGGAACGGGTTTAGCAAGTCAGAATATAACCTCCGTCGGTAACCCATTAGCAACGTAAGGCGCTATCACCATCTTGATAACTTTTACAGTGGTATCGTTATTGGTGAGTCGTGATAGGGTCTTattcattgttgtaggtgatgactGGTATCGTTATTGGTGAGCCGTGATAGGGTCTTattcattgttgtaggtgacgacgtTGGTATCGTGTTGACATATGTGTGATTGACAATGCTTGCATGAAGATTCGCTAGAGTTAAGGTTTCCATACTCAGTACAGTTTGCGATTGATTGtattgttgtgattgtttgtcctTGTGATTATATTATCGTGGTTTTTGAGATGGTTGGATGTTGGAGGAGTGGAGATGGATATTGTGGAGCCATGTCAGGAGATGGTTTCACCCCCATGTTTCGCCCCTAGtgactcccgtcacaagggggatgtccACATTAATGAGCTGGGTTTGCTCGTTACGATGAGCGGAGATTGTGATGTTCAGTGATGCGGTCTCTCATCGGCTGGGATGGGTTACCTGTGGTGATGGGAACCCAGTTACTCGTTGCGATAAGAGCCATTGGTTACTACGGAGATCGGAGTTGGTGGAGGTCGTTATTGTTGTGTATACTTGTGATGTTTTTATTGTACCTTATTGTTCCtatatattttcattatgttCTGTTGTTGACTTGTGTGGTGTGTCTTGTTTTCCTTTCTGCTatgtgtctgcggtgatccatttgatattgccgGGAAATGGTGAGCAGGTAGTCTTATCAGGTGTTGATGGTTGCTAAGAGCTCTGGCTGGGGTCCTTAGAGGGAGCGAGTCACTACTGGGTTCCACCTAGTTCAGACTATGCTAGTTTTGGTTTACTTGTATCTTCCGCTATTAGTTTTCGTTTGGTCTTGAGTTGTAGTTAGTATTCTTTCTTATTGAGTTAATAAAGTTGTAATCGTTCTTTCATTGTCAATTTTATATGTACTACCTCGAGCATCCGGGATGGTAGCTTCCTCATTTACTATGGAAGGTCTGGCCAAAGGCTCTTTGGTAAATGGGGGTTTTACAAACACTTCATTAAAGCCTCTAATTAACCTTAATCTTGTAGCCACTATATATACCCACTTTGTAATTATTTTAGGGTTATGCTTTAAAAGTCCTCTTAGAGGAGGCTaacctctcttagattagattagattactctttaatctttccacaaagcaCATTCATCTTTCAATAATTGTTCTTTCATTTTGCTCTTCAATAGTTtacttcttggatttcttgggtatgtatttgaaaaCTATGTGACAAGTTTTTATGCAAGgatccttctttatttatgttcatctatACTTTCCAAGTTGGTACATGTCTTATCTCTCTTTAATCCTTTGTTcttacttgttctatttcatcatgatttgttttgattacttgtttgttgttgtttatatCCTTCTTgctatgattagtgagtagtgatcttgctagggttaatgggggagtAGGGGGATGATTAAAGGGTGAATCTATGTTTGTTAAGTCTATCAAAATGGATTAATTGTTGTGGTTTCAACTAGTGCATATtaagtgtttgatgaaatgctctTGTTTGACAAACTTTATGAATCTCTATCTATTCAACACTCCTATAAGATCGAGAGTCTTAGGagttgttagaccatgcattatGTTGGTGGGTAGAATGAGAGTACGCGAGAGCTAACCCGACTCGACCTAGATAGGGCCGTAAGATCGAGAGCCTCGGTTCATAGTTCGATTACAACATTAACCCAATTTAGATCCACATGTGTTGAAATCCTTGATTACTCCTATGAACGtatccatgacaccctagtgtttttaatcaattgtttacatctcctaTTTTCAATATTTGCATTAGTTTACGTTTCATTAGTTTAGCATTATAAACCCAAAAACCCATATAATTGTGGCACATGTACATATTAAAAtcgatagacttagaacccaaaataCACCGTCCCGTGAATCGACCTCAACCTACCTacttactagttgtttgttgagattattaAAGTGTTTGATTGAGCGTGACGACTAAGATCAACATCACTATCCCGTGCAAGCATCCCGTAAAATAACAATTTCCAAAGCTAACACCAGTAAGATCTACGCACATATACGAATGATAACTACATTGGCCATAACAGGCCCACCAATGAGAGAGAAAAATGGTTGACAAGCATGTGGCGATATGTGTATTCCAAAAAGCGAAGTAAAGACAAACTCAAACTCGTAAAAATAGTTTAATCTACACTAGCACCAAAACAAGACTCAAGACACCACCAAACTCAACTCAATACACTAACCAATATCATCACTTTCTCGGACTGAGTATAAACTAATACAATTCTAATTTAACAGCCAATATACATCTGTCTTACATTTAGAGTAGTGTGCACGCCCATCAACCTAACAGAGAACTAATAACGAGGGTCGTGATCAATTATCACGCATAATATCTAAGATATTATGCTTGTAAATATTAGCATAATATTCGGTATTATATTATATATCTCGTAAATATTTAGTATATCGTAACTAGCTCGTTTTAGGCCTTATTTCTCGGGATTTGGTTAGCTACCATTCCTATTTTGTAGCATGTGAATATTGTATAAAAGAGGAACGACGTATGAATGAAACACACAACAAAACTTTCACAAACTCTTCTTTCTGTTCTTCATTTTACTATATGGTATCGTGAGCAAGGTTATTCTTgcgattttttttcttcttttcttcgaTCTTTCACAATGGTTGACGATAAGTCGATTGGTGGTGAAGGGAATAGTACTAGTCACACTGTTAATCCCGTTTATGCTCTCTCGAACCAGGATGGAACGGGGGCACGCATAACACACGTTGTATTAACCGGTCCGAAAACCTATGCCGAGTGGGCAAAGGGATTTCGTGTTGCGTTAGGGGCCAAGCAAAAGTTTGGATTTATCGATGGCACTCTCAAACACAAGCCTTCCAATCCGAAAGACCATAAGGATTGGGTGGCTGTTAATTACACTATTATCGCATGGATTTTTAATACAATCGATTCTAATATTCGTCCGTCGATTTCTTATCGTGACACTGCTTTTGATCTTTGGGAGGATATTCGAAAACGTTTCTCGGTGGCAAAAGACATCAAGATTTATCAAGTTCAAAGCAATCTTGCCGAGTGCAAACAAAAGCCCGGTGAGTCTTTGATGGATTATTTTGGTCGAATGAAATCATTATGGGACGACATCAATGATTATGATGTCTTGCCCGTTTGTGACTGTTGCTCGAATTGCGATTTGCAAGGACTTATTCGCAAACGCAGGGAGATAGAGCAGGTACGAGGCTTTCTTATGGGGCTTGATCCGATTTATGCTACGGTTCGATCAAGCATACTCGGGTCTCCTCCATTACCGGATATACATGTTGTATATTCTCGGCTTGCCCAGGAAGAAAATATCCATGCTATTGCCCAGGCTCGTGAGGACTCTGTTTCGTCAATGGCTTGTGCGGTCTTAGGTGGGGGCAGGGGGCAACAGGCGAAAACCGAAGGGGCCTCTCGTCCTTGTTTCAAATGCACGCATTGCAATAAGGACGGTCACACCGTTAGTCGCTGCTGGGAGAAACACGGGTTTCCAGTCGGTCATCCGCGACATGTTCCCAAAACAGGGGAGCCATCTTCTTCCAATTCCTCTGCCAAAGCAAATGCAATTTTGGGTGAGCCCACTGTTGTTACTAACATGGTCCGTTTAACTGGTAAGCCCTCTTCTACTTGGATAATTGATACGGGTGCTTCCACACATGTTTGTTATGATGAAACGTTATTTACATCCCGTGTCAATATCGCTCCTATTTCGATTGGCTTACCTACTGGTGCAAGTGTCTCGGCTATGCAAGCCGGGACGGTTCGGCTCAATGATAAATTATTTCTTTACAATGTTTTGCTGGTTCCGTCTTTTACTTGTAACCTCCTTTCGGTCTCTCAGCTTTTGTCCACACAAGACTTGAGTGTTCAATTTACTAAGTCTAAATGTTTGATACAGGACCATGCCTTGACGacgattggagtgggtgattctTCGAATGGGCTTTTCTACCTGACTATGACGGAACCTACTCGTGTTAATGTTGTTTCTGGACAAGATACTGATGAGTTGTGGCATCAACGTTTGGGACATCCGTCTACTCGGGTTATGAAGCACATTccttcctttagtttgcattctGATTTTCGAATTGTGATATTTGTTTTCGAGCTAAACAAACTCGTACTCCTTTTTCGTTGAGTGATAATAAGGCTGATTGTTTATTTGATTTAATTCATTGTGATGTTTGGGGACCGTATCATCCTAATCGTGCTTGTGATTCGCGGTTTTTTTCTTTCTATTGTGGATGATTTTTCCCGTTGTGTTTGGGTTTATTTAATGAAAACTAAGGACGAAGTACCTACCCTTATGCGTAATTTTTTCTCGCAAATTGCCCGACAATTTAACGGCTATGTGAAAATTTTTAGGAGTGATAATGGGACGGAATTTCGAGGTCTTCTTCCTTATTTCCGAGAGCATGGTATTATTTTTCAGACTTCTATGGTTAAAACACCCCAACAAAATGCCCGAGTCGAAAGAAAACATCGACACATCTTGAATGTAGCTCGTGCCCTCCGTTTTCAAAGTTCCTTGCCTATTGATTTTTGGGGTGAATGTGTGCTCACAGCGGCTCATTTAATTAATCGAACTCCTACTCGAATTTTGCACCATAAGACACCCTATGAATTAGTTTTTGGCAAACTTCCTGACATGAGTTTAATGCGTGTGTTCGGGTGTTTATGCTATGCTAAGAATATTTATGCCCGTGACAAATTTGATTCCCGTAGTCGTCGTTGTATTTTTCTTGGGTATCCTTTTGGCAAAAAAGGTTGGCACTTATATGATCTTGAGATGGGTGATTATTTCCAATCCCGTGATGTTCGTTTTATAGAAAATCAATCTCCCTTTGCCTCTCCTGAGCTTAGCTCGGACATTAGCCTGAACGACCCTTTTGTGGAGCCGGATGGTGGCTCTTTGTTTATTGCCGAGGAGGGACCTGTTTCTACCGTGGGGGAAGGCCTGATAACCCACGGGTTGAAGCCGAAACCGCTTCAAACCAGCCGCAGCAGGGTCCTCAGTCAGGGGGGGAGTCCACGACGCATGACTTGGTTCACTCCCCTGTCACTGGTTCGTCCCCTGATAACCAGTCGAACCCGCTTTCGAGTGAGCAGCCGGATAGTTCTCCTGCAATTTCTGTTCAGACAGAGGGTAATGAGAGTACCTCTACAGCGCATATTGATAATTCGAGCTCGAATGGTTCGGGTACTGATGACAGCAACGAAATGGGTAAAGGGAAGAGAACAAAATTTGACAACTCTCGTCATAAAGATTTTGTAAGTTGGGACAAGTTAAAGAAACACATTAACACTACTTTGGTTCCGTCAAGCCCGTCACCCACTACCAAGCATGTCACAGGTACTCCTTATCCCATTGCTAATTATATTACTTGTACGAATTTTTCGATTGCCCATCAAAAGTTTATTGCAGCTATCTCAAATGATACGGAACCCACTTCATTTAAAGAAGCCATACGAGATCCGAAATTGAAACAAGCCATGGAGGAAGAAATTGCTGCTCTTGAGGCTAACAATACGTGGTCTATTGTGGATTTGCCATCACATAAGACCGCAATTGGATGTATGTGGGTTTATAAAATCAAACGACAGTCGGATGGGTCGATTGAGCGATATAAAGCTCGATTGGTTGTGTTTGGAAATCATCAGCAGGAAGGCATTGATTTTGCCGAAACATTTGCACCCACAGTAAAAATGGTAACGGTTCGTACATTTTTTACAGTTGCAGCCATCAATAATTGGGAGCTccatcagatggatgttaaaaaTGCTTTCCTTCACGGGGAtttggaagaggaagtgtacatgcgACTTCCACCTGGTTTCAGTCATGGTTTGCAAGGTAAAGTGTGTCGTCTTCATAAGTCCTTATATGGCCTCAGACACTCACCTCGATGCTGGTATGCTAAACTTGCCACCGCTTTATGTGATTATGGTTTTTCACATAGTCCCTGTGATCATTCTTTATTTGTTTATCGCAAGGATGATATTTTTATCAATatccttgtttatgttgacgACTTGGTTATTGCTGGGAATAACGGTGTTGCTATTCAACAATTTAAAACTTATTTAAGCCAATGCTTCCGTATGAAAGACTTGGGAAAACTGAAATATTTTTTGGGTCTTGAGGTGGCTCGTAATTCCAGAGGCATTTTTTTGTGTCAACGTAAGTATACTCTTGATTTATTGACGGAAACTGGTCTTCTTAGTTCTAAACCTGCTTCCGTTCCCATGGAAGAAAAACATGAGCTTGCTTTACAAGTGGAACCATTATTTTCTGAACCCACGGAGTATTGTCGTTTAGTTGGCAAGCTTATTTACCTCACTCTTACTCGCCCTGAGATTACCTATGCTGTTCATATCCTTTCTCAATTCATGCAAGCTCCGACTCAAACACACTGGGACGCCGTTATTCGTGTGGTACGATATCTCAAAGGAAATCCGGGGCAAGGTATTTTACTACGAGCCGATACGTCTATGACACTCGAAGCTTATTATGATGCTGATTATGATAATTGTCCTATTACTCGTCGTTCTGTGTCTGCCTATTTTGTTTTCCTTGGCGGTTCCCCGATTTCTTGGAAGAcaaatgatgtgaccataattggcgcatatttagcccccgaattacccttgtttccctgctttttagtgcttatttgggccatttcttatctttagttctttgttttgcatattctttgagattttgatcccttggtaggaaaggagtaagaatcttgcattttcatggcaaatcgagactaaattgatcaaattcaatgaccaagcatcaaggagagacaagattagaaggcctttgtacatatcttagtagaagagcaatgttgagaaaagatccttgagtccccaaggaaatccccaaggaatttatgaagaaaagggaagaaaagaagaagttaccacgctgatcgacaatccgagcggattgtcaacaatccgcccgtccccgcCCTTGCACAATCCGAAGCGTCCcagctgaatccgctcggattccccctcaaagaatccgcccggattcccccgaatccgctcggattccatcgcccaaatccggccgtcccgactgaATCCGccccggattccttcacaaagacgggttgtcttcttcaagctacgaaaaaagaagcccttctctccaaaaataccggcttctccttgctcaacttaaaaagtgtaattactagtttagcccttagttaaccctaatgcatcctccctaattttcactataaataccccattagtctaattagaggagcatgttcttcttatcaataattagtgtagttaatatcaatcaaatctctcttcaatattgtaatcaagtattaatcaagttttaatccaagttttagttctttaatctctcttttgttcatcctttattttgggtaattgaagattatttgggttattattgggagattgacaatctatcaatctagcattcaagtacttctattattcttgctttattattggaatcattagtaggtataatctcttaatccctttttaattattgttaattactttcatttattcatcatgtttcatattgttggtatgattgacaaccttgctagcatgatcaacatgataatgagtgagtagtctcttagctagggttaatgggtgattaggggaaaccaacatggggaatgattcatgcttaaattaatatgctttcatatcttatttgcttgcttgttttgatctcaactcatgcacatgttatatttgatgaaatgctaagcctatgaatccttgcatttactatcatctcctatcttttcaatgagacttgtaagacataacccaactcgagtctcattagaccatgcatgttgttgagtagggaagattaagtcgacttgtaggtgttgtacaatctaatcgattcggctccgggacccaaacattcctatgattgtaagatataacccaactcaatccatcacaacaataattgcttgcttataatttgagaacatgtttgtatgatcatatcccatgattcccctatgatcccatgacaccctagtgcctttaatcaattgtttacacccctttttattcatcttgcttgtttattttcattgttattttagtttagtaaccttctacatcaacccaatttgtgacaccccttagacaccgctagttacaatagaaatctcatttcaactcccgtcccttgggatccgacctttacttgcctctttactaattgtagagttgcttgttaagctataaattgtgttttgattcgaccgtgaccaacgaccacatctatttacttgtgaatacttagcgggatcgcatcaaaaatggcgccgttgccggggacggtgtttgtttgatttagatttcctttttgttattagttgtgtctttcttcaccttgaggaagtaacactcctcaaggtttgttctaatcatttttcaagtcgtttgatattttgcgagatggatttcatagactgttttgtagaggaccacttgagtatcccttacttcaaggatcccatgcaagcactagaagccttagaagcaagtgaggctaagagcatgtattgggagttggagttgGATCTCttcgaggccgctctagctaacaaggaacttactcatgcacaatccgaattggtgcataatattctagtagaatcatgtcaacccatagaggatgagcaatccatcctagaggatatctTGCAAACTCAAGatcaagaggaacccatcatgggatttgaatatgatgaggttgatgaaagtgaagttgagtatgctatgagaatggaatgtctaatggagatggagcaaattctcaatgaaactccaaaggaagaaagtaaggtacaaactcctactttgaaaccccttcccccaaatttgaaatatgcttaccttgatgaatcaaagaccaaacccgtgattgttaatgatagacttgatgatgaccaattgggaaaattgcttgatgtgttgaaacaacatgagaaggctataggttatagtctagatgaccttaaggggataagtcccgacttttgcatgcatagaattcatctagaggacgaccatagacctaccattcaaccccaaagaagattgaacccccacatacaagaagttgtcaaaggagaggtcatgaaattacttgatgcgggaatcatatatcccatatcggattctttgtgggttagccccgttcaagtggtacctaagaaaggaggtaccacggtagtgacaaatgaaaagaatgaattaatacccacaagaatgatcaccggttggcgtatgtgcattgactaccagaaattaaactccgcaacaagaaaagatcacttccccttaccattcattgaccaaatgcttgagaggttagcctctaacaaattcttttgttaccttgacgggtatttgggattcttccaaatccctatacacccggatgaccaacataagaccaccttcacgtgcccttatggcacttttgcatataggaggatgccttttggattatgtaatgcccccgctactttccaaagatgcatgatgagtgtcttctccgattacctagagaccataatggaagtttttatggatgattttagtgtttatggaaaggactttgactcatgcttgcataatctttctcttgtattgcaaaaatgtgaagatgttagtcttgttttaaattgggaaaagtgtcatttcatggtcaatgaaggaattgttttgggtcacttgatttcggaaaagggcatcgaggtcgataaagctaaagttgaggtgatagagaaactcccacctcccgtgaatgttagaggggtgagaagatTTCTCGGTCACgtgggtttttatcgtcgtttcataaaagatttttcgaaaatagcaaaacccctcactcaacttttgcttaaagatgcccaattccaattcttcgacgagtgtgttgaagcttttaatagaatcaaagaagcattaatctcggcaccaatcattcaacccccgaattgggagttacctttcgagattatgtgtgatgctagcaactacgccgttggagcggttcttggccaacgggtagggagagctcttcatgccatctattatataagcaaaaccctcgacccttctcaagtaaattatgatacaaccgaaaaggagcttcttgccattgtatatgctttggataaattccgttcctacttgcttggatccaaggtgattgtattttcggatcaccgtgctcttcgacatctcttgataaagaaggaggcaaaaccaagattgttgagatggattttgcttcttcaagaatttgatttggaaataagagacaagaaaggagccgagaatgtagtggcggatcacttgtcaagaatccggtttcatgatgaaaatggagaaaccccgatcaatgactcatttcccgacgatattttgatggctattcaaacacaacttgaaaggcacatcaccccatggtttgccgattatgccaattatattgttggaaaagtgctccctccaaacttgaaccacaaccaaaggaagagattcctattcgaagtgaagaggtacttttgggatgacccaaacctctacaaggagtgtagtgatgggctctaccggatatgcatccctcaatgggaaatccaaggaatcttggaaggatgtcattcatcaccctatggtgggcaccatggagcaaggagaaccgttgcaaaaattctccaatcgggcttctattggcctacaatgtttcaagatacaagagagttcatcattcattgcgatgcttgtcaaagaacggggaatatatcttggaggaacgaaatgccacaaagaggcatcctagaggtagaaatcttcgacgtttggggaattgactaccaagggccctttgtgacatccaatgggaacaagtacatccttgtggccgtcgattatgtttctaagtgggtggaggcaattgccaccccaaatgatgatgcgaaaacggtcaccaagcttttcaagaagataattttcccaagatttggagttcctagagcaatcattagtgatggaggaacacatttccatgagaaaaagcttgcatcccttctgaccaaatatggtgttcaacatcgaaccggcttggggtatcatcctcaaacaagcggtcaagtggaaatttcaaatagagagatcaagcaaatccttgaaaaagttgtgaacaagactcggaaagattggagcacaaagcttgatgatgctctttgggcttacaggacggcctacaagactcccataggagcctcaccctacaagcttgtatatggaaaagcatgtcatttgccaattgaattggagtacgaagcttattgggcaatccgagcactcaatcttgatctcaaattaagcggtcaaaggaggatgattcaaatccaagagttggaagaattccgactacaatcctatgagaatgcaaagatttacaaagaaagaacaaaactacttcatgacaaaagaattcgacaaaaggccttgcacaagggagacaaagtccttctattcaattcccgctaccgactctttccgggaaagttgaactctagatggatgggtccttatgtgataaccgaagttgggaaatatggagatttcgaactcaaggccgaagatggaagcaagttcaaggtaaatggtcaaaggttgaagccatactatgaaggagcattcattggagaggtcgaggctacctacctcaggcctcctcccccttgaaaggaccatctaagggagattttggtggagtcctccctaaaccaccacttgtaaatatactaaccctctaacttgtatttatttattgcattcattttaataAGTAGCAtagactcttttcatgagcgtaagtgagggagggtcactaatgagtttttgaatgaaggaaggaacaaatgcccaagtgtggggatgcatctaaaaaaaaagggaaaagaagtcaaaactcgcagccataatccgtgcggattccagagaatccggccgtcttgtcagaatccgggcgtataggGTAGAAACCGTACGTCCAGCTACgctgagaaattgaagatttcggatcgaggtcaaatccgagcgtcctgtgaagaatccgtacgtcttgaagaatccggccggatctgaagaaagacgcccgtcttttcacCTATGCATTTCAAGGAAAAATCTCTGtactagaatccgcccgtcttctcaaaaagacgcccgtccgaccttgaaagaatccgagcgtcttatgctcgggacgcccgtcttgtggcgtcaaaattttgggattttactctgtggcagaatccgggcgtattgcccagaatccgcccgtcccgtgaagagagaatccgagcgtcttcgctataaatccgctcgtcttctcgcTATTTTTCAACCCGACTTTTTCCAATTAAAATtccaccccaccacacatactttgacacatcactattccttccacttaccctataaaacccacctccttatgactcccatacatatccaaatcactctctttaccctcaaaattaaaaatcaccaattttctagggtttccaattctcaatcaacaaggaacatccttagcaatcttcaaatcaaaagaacccaacaaaagaagcaagaatggcaccgaggagatcctcctttagaagtgcaagaagaccaaggatggtgggaagttcctctacctcacatctcaacaccattagaagggaacatgtagagattgtagatctcacaaggctcgatgatttctcgaatgtggaattccttgataatgtgcagcgattggtcttccaccgactcttaagtaagaatattcttcccactaaatttctttgtcatgataccttaagaaagcttggaatttttcaccaagtagaagcactctttgaggtttttggtctttcgactctctttcgcatgtatgaaccaacctatcggtcccttgtgctagaattcttaagctttttgaagattacaaccgtaaacaaagtgata is a genomic window containing:
- the LOC141631348 gene encoding uncharacterized protein LOC141631348: MVDDKSIGGEGNSTSHTVNPVYALSNQDGTGARITHVVLTGPKTYAEWAKGFRVALGAKQKFGFIDGTLKHKPSNPKDHKDWVAVNYTIIAWIFNTIDSNIRPSISYRDTAFDLWEDIRKRFSVAKDIKIYQVQSNLAECKQKPGESLMDYFGRMKSLWDDINDYDVLPVCDCCSNCDLQGLIRKRREIEQVRGFLMGLDPIYATVRSSILGSPPLPDIHVVYSRLAQEENIHAIAQAREDSVSSMACAVLGGGRGQQAKTEGASRPCFKCTHCNKDGHTVSRCWEKHGFPVGHPRHVPKTGEPSSSNSSAKANAILGEPTVVTNMVRLTGKPSSTWIIDTGASTHVCYDETLFTSRVNIAPISIGLPTGASVSAMQAGTVRLNDKLFLYNVLLVPSFTCNLLSVSQLLSTQDLSVQFTKSKCLIQDHALTTIGVGDSSNGLFYLTMTEPTRVNVVSGQDTDELWHQRLGHPSTRVMKHIPSFSLHSDFRIVIFVFELNKLPERPFCGAGWWLFVYCRGGTCFYRGGRPDNPRVEAETASNQPQQGPQSGGESTTHDLVHSPVTGSSPDNQSNPLSSEQPDSSPAISVQTEGNESTSTAHIDNSSSNGSGTDDSNEMGKGKRTKFDNSRHKDFVSWDKLKKHINTTLVPSSPSPTTKHVTGTPYPIANYITCTNFSIAHQKFIAAISNDTEPTSFKEAIRDPKLKQAMEEEIAALEANNTWSIVDLPSHKTAIGCMWVYKIKRQSDGSIERYKARLVVFGNHQQEGIDFAETFAPTVKMVTVRTFFTVAAINNWELHQMDVKNAFLHGDLEEEVYMRLPPGFSHGLQGKVCRLHKSLYGLRHSPRCWYAKLATALCDYGFSHSPCDHSLFVYRKDDIFINILVYVDDLVIAGNNGVAIQQFKTYLSQCFRMKDLGKLKYFLGLEVARNSRGIFLCQRKYTLDLLTETGLLSSKPASVPMEEKHELALQVEPLFSEPTEYCRLVGKLIYLTLTRPEITYAVHILSQFMQAPTQTHWDAVIRVVRYLKGNPGQGILLRADTSMTLEAYYDADYDNCPITRRSVSAYFVFLGGSPISWKTNDGSLRSLGFEHSSAVPLHCDNQAAIHISNNPVFHERTKHIEVDCHFVRDEIIRKTIAPSYVTTSTQLADILTKSLGRSQFHRLLGKLGIANPHAPT